A window of Quercus robur chromosome 12, dhQueRobu3.1, whole genome shotgun sequence genomic DNA:
TGATATTTTAGAGCAAATAAAAGCCTTGTTGTTTAGATGTCACTTCAGAACTCTTTGAACACACATGTGAAATAATTGCTTAACTCTTTGTTTGAAGTTGtatgtataaaaaattgtatgaaGTTCTGAGGAGTAATCGAACTCTTACAAGCTGACTACAAGTTCCAAGGAATGGTACTggagattattttttttccaacataATACTATTAATATTGATCACAGTTTGAATTGGAATGGCCTCTAGAATTCCTACCATACCTATTGAGGATTAATTTCTTTTACTTATTGAACTTACTTTGCCATCAGTTTGCCCATTTCTGTTGATATGTTCAGTTAGGATCATGCTTTTCTGAATATGTGCTTACATTGTTTATAGGGATGCCATCGGATGAGGGGAAGGAGGGCTGGTTCATATCTGTATCTTGATGTACATATTGAGGTTGGTTCTCCTAATTATTACAATCTTTCATGCTTTATGGTTTATAAAGCTGGATGTTTGAACACAAAACTACATGTATGATATTGGCAATCATATTAAGTGCTACTTTTGCTTGCAGGTTGACCCTCTTTGTAGTGTTAGTGCTGGACATTACATTGGTGAAAATGTTCGTCATCACATTCACAAATCCCACCCTGAAGTAGCTGAAGTTTTCATACACATAGGTATACTgattggttttttctttttcctaaattCTTCCAGACAAACTATAGAGGCTGGTGTCAGTGGTCTGTAAGTTCTGCAGTGGCAATGAGATTTTGGAACGAAGAATAGATGGATGTTAATGTCACCCAACTGATCGTTCTTATTCGGAGATGTATTCTAGCTTGGTGGTCACCCAAGTGTTTTTCCCCCTCTCTTTATATGCCAAATGATTATAGAGGTCATTGGTGGTGATTGCATCAtggtcaaaatttttatttttattgtatagAAAATAGAATTAGTACTCTAGTTCCTCTTCTCATTTTTATGTTGGCCATACTGTAAATATCATATAACAACCAGAAACAATAGAGAAAAGATGCAAATCCACAGCTAATTAAGAGCAACGTCTAATGTTTGATCCGCCATATGCCACAACCAATCAAGGTAGACAACTACATTGAAGAAGACGTAATATCTATTTAAGTATGCTTGCATATCTggctaataaaaatttgtcattttatcatttttttttttttttttgattctcatatatctttttaCTGTCATGTTATGTCCTCATCACTTGTTCTAATTCCTTGTAGATCCTGCAATTTCACAAATCTCTGCGAGTATAGCTGACCAGCAAGAAAGTTCTAAGGGAACCatgcaaaatataaatattccTGCAGAGGATAAAGACATTGAAGCAGTTGTTTCCAATGTCATCTTGTCAAGGTTTCCTGAGGTACATTTCTTATTGGAGTCATTTTATAAGTTTCTTGTCAACTATGCTGTACTTTGTAATGATGTGATGATAGATGAATTCATTGGAGACCTATGGGCTCCACTCTCTGTGGTTTTTGAGCATTTCATACTAGCATGTTCTACGTCTATGAAGTTAGTAAATTAAGCTAAAAACTATCAGGTGGCCCTTTACTTTTGTTTAGCTCCATTGTTTGCTTTCAAAAAGAGCTGACAACATTTTTATATAGTTTGAGTCATATTGAACATGAATAGTACAATTTGAACTTTCTTTGAATGGTTTTCGAGTCTCATGCCCACTTATAGGTGCAACATATAGTGATGCACTGATGCTGCTTCAACCCATGTCTGAGCTAGAGGCTTTGGTGCAGGGTGTTTCCAAAACCCATGGTTACATAGTTGGAAGTTGGTGTCGAGATCGTAGAGTAAATCAGGGTtatgttatgacttatgagcaTTAAATGATAATTGGGTTCTATTTGTTGCACTATATCGAATGTGCTTTAGTGGGGAAAAGTACTAGTAAAAGACAGCTGCACTAGCAGTTACACCAAATATGTTACATGAAAATGACAATTGTGACTGGGTTTCAGAAAATGGTTGTTGAGCGCGTAACTCACCACTTGTTGCAAGGCAAGCTTTTACTCCAAATTGAGGTCTCTATGCCACCAGAAATGTTGATACGGTAAAGCTTGTGGTAATCCAACCTTATTGACTTTCTTCAAAATGATGTTATAGTCACACACTCCAAAATATTTGATCATTACTTTTCCTTAATCCCAGGGATGCAAAGGAGATGGCAGAAGAAGCAGAGAATGAGATTTTGAAGGCAGCCTCAAATATCATTCATGTAAGCATTCAGCTACGTTTGGGGCATCCAATTCCACAGTTGAACCTTTGAATGGCAAGAGTGTCACAAAGTGGAAAAAAGACACAATATCTAACCTAAATTAGTTAGGGACAAGTAATAAATAAGAATGCTGAAGCACTAACATACTATTATAGACATCTATTCCTCAGGACAAAAGGGGTATAGACTATAGTGGGGAAGAAAATTATGCCAAAATGAGGCGTGACAATCCAGAgagatttagtttatttggaattgtttattttgataaatattttgccCTGCTGAGGCAATTTTACATACTGTAGAGATTCAATTCCTGTACTGAGGGGACGTTGTGAGATTTGTTCATCTCCAAGCTTGTTAAAAGTCCATTTTTAACAggttaaaatgaaattttaaatttttggatacATGTAATGACAAGTTTTGTTCAAATTGTGCATTTTCTGCTTGATGGGTTCGAGTTTTTCATTCATAAATTTCATATACACACAATTCACTCGTTggtttatctaatttttttgttaaaagtgttttaaaaaattgtacaaaaaagctaaaagctgaaTCATCTTGTACATTTAGTAAATAAAATTACTTgatcataaaaatacaaaaaaaaaaaaaaaaaaaaaaattcacaaggAAAAAGTTTTATCCGTCTAGTTTTAACTCATGAGCGTGGTGCAATTCACTATTTTTCTAtgcattcttttctttctcGATATTAAAGATGTATAAAGCCAGGctttgaaatctaatttgagGTATGACAGTAACTAGTTCTTGATCTAGTCTCTTTTTAATCTTCTACATTCTTTAGTTTACTTTTTACCACTTTAATTAGCAATAATCAACTTACATTCTCCAATCCACTAAATTTTGAGACTTTTCTCCCTTTAATCttctacacttttttttatttgtttgtttactttttACTACTTTAGCAATTATCATATTTCATTCTCCAATCCTCTAATTTTGATTCAAAAAGAAACCTCAGTCCGCTACAAAGTCATAGATTACTGGTTTTTTCTGTAGCATAACGCCTAAAATATTCAATAATCATGTTTTTCAATTGGTTTCCcgacaaattataatttacaatTAATCTTCCACCTTTAATGTTTAATCTCTAAGATATAGTtcaaacacaaaatagaaaattccTGTCTCTCGATCTGTTTTACCATTTGCATTAGCAGCCCATAGATTTCACTCGCAGACAAAACCTTTGTCTTCTACTCGGCTTGTTCCAGATAGATTTATTATTAACTACAAGCTTTATCCTCTTATTCCCCAAATCAGAGAGGCAAAGCATGCTTTTCTAGCATAATGAGATAGAAGCTATAGAATTATATTGCTAATTTttgagagataaaaaaaaaaaaaaaaaacccttatcgCATcctaagaaagaataaaaaacatttGCGATATAActcgattaaaaaaaatcatcaaaccccTTCTAAACAGTATCAAAATTTCAACgtaattttccattaaaattaaaaattaaaaataataattctggCCCTTTCAAACGATTGAGGTGTACAATTGTGTATATCATgataaagaaaatatcattgaaatacaaaaagtttaaaaaaattgaaaacaaataaaagaaaaaaaagaaaagcaggaGAGAGAGCCATTGATCAGATAATTGTAGTCTGAATTGTATTTAGTCGACATCAATATCTTCCGAAAACAATCTCATCACGTCAGTAGCTCCGAATcagattttaacaaaataccaaaaaccaaaatataaaaagcttttgcttttaagatttaaaaaaaaaaaaaaaaaaatcgaaacaAAAATAGGAAAGAGTGAGGCCAGGGGGCTCAGAAGGATCCATtggtaaaattttataatcaaagGGGTATTTCCCCTCAGAAAATAGGTAGTTTTTTCAACATCACTGCCCCCCTTTTTCCACATTTTCCTAATCCAAACAGTGATAATTCCCTAACcgaaaacatataaaaacatgaaattgtgaatcaaaaaaatatagaacacagagaaagagagagagagagagagagtgagagagggagagaggggatTGGTAGGCAAATTGAAAGTGGGGTTTTGAGGTGAGTATATATAGGAGCTGATTTTCTgaattagggttagggttttaaGTTTTGCGATGGGTATGGTGGCGCAAAGCGGCCAACTTTCTATAGTGAATTACAAAACTACCCCTGGGCTTCATTATGGgctttttaaattcttttgtaGGGTGGCCACAGGCTACTCTACTCAGAGGGCCATAACGAACTTATAGAATTATGGGCCTCTCTCCTAACCCACTCAAGGCCTCCGATTGCAAGACctactactattattattatatatatatatatatatatatatctcacttTTGCCATGGTGTCCGCATTTTAGCTTCAAGCACACgtgtcaattaaaaaaaaaaattcaatagtaATAAGAGAAGGAGATTTCAAATCTTGAATATCCcaattaaaaacattaaaaagtgTCAGTTGAGCTATAAAGGTCTTGTCATCCTacttgttagtattttttttttgaatgcccACTTGTTAGTACTTGATAGTACCTTGATTCCTTTTTAATCTAGTTCTACACCTCTAGAGCACAAAACATACTTCAAATtgtacctttaaaaaaaaaaaaaaaaaaaaaaaaaacttaagtactaaaatatcttcttttattttaaattaataaggaTGGACTTATGTGATTTCCTTTGCTATTTTTGTCTCTAGCATATTAATGTGTCACGATATAGCATATGGTCTAAATTGCACCtgaaatacctttttttttttttttttttggttaataggTAAGGTTGTTGAGAGGGCTTAACTCTAGTCTTTAGACATGCTCTCTTACCAAGAAGGGAAATGTTAGTTGATTTAAAGGCTATTGGCACCATATTGACTCTTCTATTAGATCATTTTTAAGTAATGGTCTAAGGTTACCAAATGAAAGAAAGCTCATCATCTTGGTCCTATAGTCcattgttatatttatttagtgACCTTAAGcgaaatatatttttcatgattctctctctctctctctctctatatatatatatatatagaaaatccATCACCACAAAAATTGCTTTTTCAATCTTATctctaaatttattttcacGTTCacatttaatgaaattaatttattttactttttattttatttttttgagaaggaaacgTGCTGCTGCTTTATTAATTAAGGAATATGAAAatcaaatgaaagaaaagaaacaatgtCACGTGGAACATGCTCCATCCAGACAGAAAAAGGAAATGAATGTCTTGCTCTCTGGGCTAAGGCATGAGCAACTGCATTGCCTTGCCGACCAATATTAGAGAAGGAAATACTTTGAAAAGAGTTTTTTATAGCAGAAATATCTTTTATTAGGTGACCCCCTTGAGCTCTCTCCCAGCCACCATACTGAAGTGCCCTGATCACTGTCTCAGCATCCCCTTCAACCACTGTTTTCATAGTACCAGTTTCAAGGGAAAATAATACTGCTCGCTTGGCAGCTAGTAGCTCTAGGATTTCCACAGTAGGtggcttcttgatcttctcgaACAAAGTAGCCCTCACTTCGCCATTGGAGTTTCGAATGACCACACCTATGCCAGCCTCATCAAACTCTCCAAACATTGCTCCATCGAAATTTACTTTCCAGTAATCCGGTGCAGGTGGACACCACCTCCTTTGAACAGCATGACTGGAGCAAGGAGGGATCTTTATCAGATTATGAAAGTCATGGATGAGTCTCTTGCGAAGTTAGAGATCTTTTCCAAAAATTGCTTTTTCAATCTTATctctaaatttattttcacgttcacatttaacaaaattaatttattttacattttatataatactttttatgtaaaattgATGTGAAAAATTCTATTATCAATTTGAATTGATGTGGATCTAGCTTGTCTTATGAAGTTTGAGGTTATTAGGTAATTCTATTGTTAAGTGAAACAATAATAGTACTTTCGATAAATTAGATTCTATTGTTCTATGttattacatttattttattatagtcaTATTAagattttctattttagatAATGTTtcttgtaaatatttttaattataaatgtcAACTAGAGAATATGAATTTGCGATGGAGTTAGGCATCACCCGAGCTATTATAGAGGGAGACTCAGAAACCATTTGCAAGGACCTCTCAAACCCTAGCCCCTCCCTTGCTCTTCATGGGCTTTTGATTCAGGATGCACAACAACTAGCTCTTGCTTTTACGAACATTAGTTTTTCCCATGTATGTCGCCAAGGAAACATTGTAGCCCACAGTTTGGCTAGGCGGGCAAGTTTGAGCCCAAGTTCAAATGTCTGGATGGAAAATGTAATATCAGATATTCTCCAGTTTGTACAAGCTGACTTAACAGCCttgattatttaataaaaattgatgtcttgtttctcaaaaaaaaaaaaaaaagaataaaaaatcaattgaatcTAAAAAAGGATTTATAGATAAATTTGTTACcagtaataaataaaatataacaaaaatttaatgggtgatttttaaattaataaaaattggtaagggtggattttaaaaaaaaaattataatatagaaatgtaaataacatttatttaatttatatataaatataagaaaatatttaagttaaaattgttgttttagGTTTCAAACTTATTGACACGTAAATGCTTGATTTTTCTTAGAGGTTGTTTGGAAGCATATGCCTAGCTTAATTATATTGGCTAAGGTTAAGCGAAGAAAGAtaaacaaaagatttttgttaaaaaagaacAGGCCCATTTTTGAAATGGACCATGGCATTTTTCCATgcatgaataaaaaaagaacaagccCATGTACTTACAAAAAAGATTCAAGTAAGGTTCAAATGTGCTTGTCATATAATGAAGTTTGGCTGTGCTTCAATTAATCCtccaaatttttcatattttaaacaaTACATTCTTGTGAAGATCATTCTAGATGCCCACTAAAGCTCACTCTTTTTCGCATAGTTGCTCCCATACACACACTTAAGGAAAATCCAaattcttaataatttttttttttttttttttttttttttttttttaagtcttccAAACAGGCATAATTCAAGATTAAAGAGAAGAGTAATCCAAATGGATCTTGCATGAGAACCACTTGAATTCCAAAACCAAGCTCGTGTTTCATAATGGCTAAATTAGATATAGAAACCACTTTAGCCCATCATCACCCTTCATGGTGCATCATGgtcaaattaaaatcttttgTCCCATTCTTAGTATTCCACTTTATATTCTAAAAAATCAGACACACGGTTTACAGTAATTAGTAGAGTATAAAGTGGAACAATAAGACCGAAGGATATTTATTCCATCGTGGCCATCCTTGATATGTGTAAGAACATGTTTTTTCCATCCACATGCAGATCCACAACCATAAAAACCTATATATATTGTTCAAACATCCCAAAAAGACTTTTCAATTCCTGAATCCCCATGTGTGAATTGTTGCTGGAAGGGATTCATAATTGGAAACCTTTGCTGGCTTATTGCCTCCAATTCCAACCTTTGTTGTCGTTGCTGCTGTTGTCCATGCATATTCACAGGCCTTGACCCGCAAATCCCCATGAAATCAACTGTAGTCCTATCACTTCCTCTAAAACTTGATGGCTCTGTCTGGCTCAGTTCAACAATGGCTTTTCCATGAATCAACCTAGAACTAGTACTGTTCGCTTGTtctgtgttcttcatcatgaaTCCTTGGTTCATTATCATTTGGCTAAACATAGCCATATCATTAATTGTAGAGCCACCACCAGTACTAGTAGTAGTAGTACTATCAAAGAGTTGTGAGATTTCTTGTGGGACTTTCTGCAATGGCTCCTGGTTGATGAATGCTCCACCATTGATCCCAACCATGTTTGATTGACCAGGCTGTGGTTGGAAGTTATCATATGAGGCATTAATATTATGCCGTTGAATGGCACTTGATGAGTATGGTGGTCTAATAGAAGAAATTTGGTCATGATTAACAGCCATGCTGGCACTAACTAGGCTGTTTTGCATCATGGGTGAGTTTATAGTATTATTGCTTGCAGTGGCACCCATTTGTGCTGCTTTCTGTAACAAAGCTGTTGCTGACATGTGAGCGGTCCCAGAGATTTGGCACCCATTTTTATTGTCTTGGAGATAATTTAAGCCAGAGGAGCTGTTGGAACTGAGATGTAGGCTTGATGAAGAGGAAGTCTTTGGACCACCAAAGAGAGTACCTGAGCTTGTTGATAACAAACCTCCCATGTTCATGGACTTAAATGGAATTGGGACTGGTTCTTGGGGGAGGGATTTGAGTGGGTTCTTGGGGTCAAAGTTGTTGAATTCAGATGTTCCAATGGATGTGTTTGTTGTGGTGTTGATAGGCATAGATGACATCAGCTCAGGCATTTGGGTGTCTAAGTTTGACCCAATATTGTTGTTCATCAGTCCCAGGTttactttgttgttttcttctgCTAATGCATCACAGAAAGCTCTGTGGGTGATAAAGCTATCTCTCCTGCACACACATGAATTAACAAGTGGGTTTGCATTaggtttttgttgtttatttaaatatcaTAATTTGAACTACTAAAGTGTAATAGACAATTATATTTGTATGAGAAGAAAGATAAAAACTTTGaagttaaaaaactaaaaagcaagAGGGGAAAAAGCTCATAAAAAGAAGCACAAAAAAGGGTACGTAAAAAAGTCAATCAAATTGTCGGCCATTTCCAAATCTCCTTTATATGGGAAGCTACATGAAACTATGATACTTTAACCTAATTAGTGAACATAGCCACATATATATGTACCAGAAAAATTAATCTTGTGGCAGTTTTCTCAACAAGCTaagaaattaacatgcaaaaacTACATAAGAAATTCATTTGATTTCCTATACCATATATACTCAGTCTTGTACTTATTTGACATCCTAACATTTCATGCACATGCAGTATACGTTTAATGTGTgtacttcaagaaaatattgaaTGTGAACCTGGAAAAGATGGTTCCACAATCACATTTGTATTCTCTAGTACCACAGGTCTTTTGATGAGCCTTCCAATCGGATTGCACAGCATATTTCTTTGAGCATTTGTCAcatttccatttcttttctcCATGTTTACGGCTAAAGTGCTTTTTAATGCCAGTAAGGTCTCCTAATGCTCGAGCCGGGTTGTGGTGGACACATGATGGCTCAGGGCATGTGTAGACTCTTTTCTTGACCTCGGTGCTTGTCCTCTGCCTGAGCTTCCATGGAAGATTGTGACCTCTCCTGTGCAATTGAAGGTTTTGGTCCCTTTGGAACCCTTTGTTGCATATCTCACACACAAACCTGTTTGTTGCCATTAGTGTCGTTGGTGATAGAGCAATAACTTCAGCATTTGGATCTAAATTAAAccatcaaaattaaataattagtaTAGCCTTTTCGAATTCATCCAAAGTAGAATGTTGTTAGAAATACTCACTTAAAGAAGTACAAGAGTGATCCATATTAGTAAAAGTTGggaatttcaattttattccaTGTACAGTATAATTTCATGAACCCATAACAGCCCATCACAGTtggaaacaaaaagagagaaataaaaagcGCAATCAAGTAAACAGTTGTCAGCAATTATTGTAATCTCAAGGCAATaattgaacttttattttattcttttcataaataaaaaatcagctttaatatttttgaaaggTAACCTCATGAAGAATaaacccttttcttttattctcttgAGCTGAATCAAACACACCTAACATGAATGCTTAAGTATACTGAAACATGCATAATTAAGTAACAAATCTGCACCTTATGTTTAAGCACCTACCTATTTTGTAAGCACTTACCTAACTACTAAAAGCACTTGTAAATGCATGTTTCAATTTTAGAACTAGCTTAATTCAAACTAAGGAACTAGATATTAGCTTTAAAAACATGACTAAGGTTTGTGGGGGTGATGGAATTTGCCTGGAGTTCCTGGAAGATTCCTTTTCTTCTTGGCTGGTGGTTGCTGTTGGGAGGTAGAGCTATTACTGTTGGCACCAGAAGGTCCTGAGCTTGAGCCATGGAGATGATTTTGTAGCTGTTGTTGCTGCTTTTCTCGAACAACTTCTTCCCCGGTATTTCCTGAAGAGAAGCTCCCTTCATCACCTGTAGCATTTgacatttgaaagagagaaaaagattgatATAGTTCTAGATATTAATTTGTCTTTCtgttccttttgttttttgtttctttctaagCTGTTattgtttctttcttcatttcttgttgTTGGTGCTCTcactaaaagaaaaggaagggctttttttttttttttatgaacacaAAATAGGGAATTGGCTTTCATGAGAGGAAGACAAAAACCAGGGAATTCTCCTTCATTTCAGGTGAAGAAGGGAGATTTTTGCTGCCATAACACTGACATTGGAACCTGGTCTTCTTTGgccttatataaatatatatagtatgcATAAGAGACAATTGCTTCGCAATTGCCCCTAaatttttggttattattataataGCCACTCcatttcactctctctctttttttttttttttttttttttttttttttttttttgtcttgtaaattatttcttaatttcttaattaGCATCTGTTATACAATAAGGGTTTGGTTATAAATCTGTTGGAGAGCCAAAgagaagtttatttatttatttatatatatatatatatatttaataattatacttcttctttcttcttctttattacTTAAAGTCTTGAACATAGTGaagttcaaaaaagaaaaaaaaagaaaaaataagggcTCGTTTGGTACACGtgtttaaatacatgttttcaatttttaaacattatatgtatttttacatattttttcacccatacatatttctaaaaaatacaaacaacgttattagaacaatattaccaaacgCCCCTAAGAGTCTTGAACCTTGTGTTGTGTCTTTACTCCATGATATGGGATTGAAGAGGAAAAAAGCAAATATGAAGTCAAAGAGCTGCATTTGCAATTAAtcaaggaaatattttttaaggaaagctaaatcaatttctacagtaTGTTGAATATTATTTGCAGTCTTGTGTTGCTTTGTCCAATCCATGGCCCCAACAAAGTGGACTTCTAACTTTACTAAATAAATTACTTTGTTTacctaaccaaaaaaatgaaaataaaagtcatAAAATGTTGGTTTTTTTAAAATGCAATAAATCTAGAATAGTAGAACTAAATTAATTAATCTCTTAATTGATACATTGTCATGCACAAAGTGTTTGGAGTTTAGGGGTGGAGTTTGAGTTGCAGGAATAGCAGTAtattataactatatatatatatatatatatatataaccattaACTGTCTCCAGCCTTTCTAGCAGAACGGTATTACTTTTCCTTTCCAAGGTGAAGGTATAGAATCAACCCATTGCAAGATAATTAACTGTGGGATTAGGAGTTTGATAA
This region includes:
- the LOC126709816 gene encoding zinc finger protein GAI-ASSOCIATED FACTOR 1-like, with the translated sequence MSNATGDEGSFSSGNTGEEVVREKQQQQLQNHLHGSSSGPSGANSNSSTSQQQPPAKKKRNLPGTPDPNAEVIALSPTTLMATNRFVCEICNKGFQRDQNLQLHRRGHNLPWKLRQRTSTEVKKRVYTCPEPSCVHHNPARALGDLTGIKKHFSRKHGEKKWKCDKCSKKYAVQSDWKAHQKTCGTREYKCDCGTIFSRRDSFITHRAFCDALAEENNKVNLGLMNNNIGSNLDTQMPELMSSMPINTTTNTSIGTSEFNNFDPKNPLKSLPQEPVPIPFKSMNMGGLLSTSSGTLFGGPKTSSSSSLHLSSNSSSGLNYLQDNKNGCQISGTAHMSATALLQKAAQMGATASNNTINSPMMQNSLVSASMAVNHDQISSIRPPYSSSAIQRHNINASYDNFQPQPGQSNMVGINGGAFINQEPLQKVPQEISQLFDSTTTTSTGGGSTINDMAMFSQMIMNQGFMMKNTEQANSTSSRLIHGKAIVELSQTEPSSFRGSDRTTVDFMGICGSRPVNMHGQQQQRQQRLELEAISQQRFPIMNPFQQQFTHGDSGIEKSFWDV